The segment TCAGCGTGGAATTAGCGATGGACCGGCGCCATACGGAGAGCGAACTGTATTTGCCTGCCGAAGGCGGCACGCAAGGCGTTCCAGCCACCCATTCTGAGGTGCAGGAAACATATCAAAGTCAAGGGGCACCTATCGCTGCGGGCGCGGCAGGGGCGGCGACGAACTTGCAGATGACGCCGCCGTTGCCAGTGACTTTGCTGGGGGGCAGTTACTCCAAGACGGAGCGCAAAACGGAATATCGCGTCTCGCGGCGTGTAGAACGGGTGGAACAGCCGCCCGGCGCCGTTCGGCGGGTTTCAGTAGCGGTGCTGGTGCGGGGCACGCTGACGCCGGCGGAGCAAACGGCGCTGCAACGCGCGGTCGGCGCTGCGGTCGGTTTGGACCCGGCGCGGGGCGATGCCGTCGTTGTAGTGCCGGTTCGGACAGAGCGCCCTGCAGGCGTCCCTCGTCTGGGGCGGGGGCGCACCCCTACGGCGCCTTTTCCGTGGATCTGGCTGGCAGCCGTTGCGCTGGGGCTGCTAGTGCCAGTAACCCTCTTCGTGGCATGGCGTCGTCGGCGCCGGGGTGCTCCCCTTGCCCCGCCTCTGTCCGAGCCGACGCCCGAAGTTGCGCCTCAGCCGGCAATCCCACCACCGCCCAGCCCATCGCCTTTAGAGCAATTGCGGCAAGTCGCTCGCGAGTCCCCGAACCGCCTCGCGGAAGTTTTGCGTTCGTGGCTTGCGGAAGACGCTGCCAGTCAACGAACGGACGGGGGCGTTGAAGAATGGAGCAAACGGTAGAGCGCCAACGCACTACCGTGAGCAAAGTGTCCGGGTTGCGCAAAGCGGCGATTTTGCTGTCGCTGCTTTCGCCCGAGGAAGCCGCCGGCGTCCTGCGGCACTTAGAAGAGTCCGAAGTGGAGAAATTGCTGGGCGAAATGGCGCGATTGGGTACAGTAAGCGACCAAGCAATTGATGACTTGCTAAAGGAAAGCCTGCAGCGGATTGCACAGCCGCCGCCTATCGCATCGGGCGGGTTAGCAAAAGTGCGGTCGCTGTTGGTGCAAGCTTTCGGGGTTCATCAAGGCACCGCCCTTTGGTCCCGTTTGGAAGCGCTCCTCAGCGAACCTGCTGAGGACAAGGAAGATACGGAATTGCTGGCGAAACTGGGCAGTGTTCCCCCTCAACACATCGTAGAGTTAGTGCGCAACGAGAACCCGCAAGCGATTGCTCTGCTGTTGGGCTTACTTCCCACCGCCCACGGGGCAGCAGTGTTAGGGGAACTGACACCTGAGTTGCGGGCGGAGGTGGCGTTCCGTTTGCTCATCACGGAGCCACCACCTGAAGAAGTGCTGGAAACCCTGCGCGCTTCACTGAAAGAAGTCATCGCCCCGACGGCGCAACGCGCTGTGACCCGCTTCAACGGGTTACAAGTGCTGGTGCAAATCCTGAGCAATGTCCCCCGTGAAGTTTACCAAGAAATCTTGACAGCGCTGGAGCAACGCAACCCTGAGTTGGCGGAGCGGGTTCAGCAAGCCATGTTCACCTTTGAGGATTTGGTCAAGTTGGACGACCGTTCGCTGCAACGGGTGCTGCGCGAGGTGGATATGCGCGAATTAGCCGTGGCGCTCAAAGGCGCCAGCGAGGAGTTGAAGGAAAAAATCTTCCACAACATGTCCCAACGCGCCGCTCAAATCTTGCGGGAGGAGATGGACTTTATGGGTCCGGTGCGGCTGCGCGATGTCACATTGGCGCAGCGTAAGGTCGTGGACATCGTGCGCCGCTTGGAAGAAGCCGGCGAAATCGCCGTGCCGCGCGGCGGGGAGGAGGTGCTCGTCTGATGCCGGTGCTGTTTCAACCTCTTTACCATCCCCAACCTGTGCCTTGGGACAACGGCATCGGACAGAACGGGTGCGACGCCCCGACCTCCCCGACATCCGCTGCGGAACACCCCAGCGCTGACGCGGAGATCTTGCGCCAAGCGCGGCAGGAAGGTTACGAGGCAGGATACCGCGATGGGTTTCTCGCCGGGCAACAAGAGGGTTACCGACACGGTATTGCCGCTGCCAGCAAGCAGTTTCAGCAAGAGCGTGAAGAGTGGCATCGGCACATCCAACACCTGACCGCAGCGCTGGGAGATGCCTTGAGGAGTGAACTGGCGAGTTTAATGGCGCGGACGGAAGAGTTGTTAACCGAGTTGGCGCTGGAAATCGCCCGCAAGGTCGTGGAAGTGGAAATCACCAGCAACCCGGAAGTCGTCCGCCACGCTGTCTCGCAAGCCTTGCAAGAACTGCGTGGCGGCACCGTCACCGTCCGCGTCAATCCCGACGATTTTGTTCTGTTGGAACAGCACATCAACTTGCTGGATTTGAGCGCCGAGGGCGTTACGGTGCGGCTCGTTCCCGACGAAAGCGTAGAGCGCGGCGGTGTCGTCGCTGAGAGCGAACAAGGCGCCGTGGATTTGCAACCCACGACGAAATTTGCCCTCTTGCGCACTGAGGTGTTGTGACCATGACGGAGCGGCAACGGCACACATGGCACAGCGCGCCGACGGACGACATCCCACCAAGCAAAACGCTGGGGCGCTTGGAACGGATGCGCCATCGGTTGACTCACTGTGGCGTCGCCGGCGTGTTTGGGCGGTTGACGCAAGCGACAGGGCTTGTGCTGGAGAGCGTTTGCCCCTCGGCGTTCGTCGGTGAGTTGGCGTTCGTAGAATGCGACCCTGAGCCGTTGATGGCGGAAGTGGTGGGGTTCCGTAACGGGACGACTTTGCTGATGCCGTTGGGCGATTTGAACGGTCTGAGAATAGGTGCAAAGGTGCGCTTGACGCACCGCAGCCTGCAAGTGACGGTCAGCGAGCAATTGGTCGGACGAGTGCTGGACGGGTTAGGGCGCCCGCTGGATGGCATGCCCATGCCGCCCGGCGAAGAACGCCCCATCCACAACAATCCGCCGTCGCCTTTGGAGCGCCCGCTCATCACAGAGCCGTTGCCCGTCGGCGTCCGCGCCATTGACGCCCTAGTGACACTGGGCAAAGGGCAACGCGTGGGCATTTTTGCCGGCAGCGGTGTCGGCAAATCCACGCTGTTAGGGATGTTGGCGCGGTTCGCCCAAGCGGATGTGTCCGTCATCGCCTTGATCGGGGAGCGCGGACGCGAAGTGCGGGAGTTTTTGGAACGGCAGTTGGGCGAGGAAGGGCTGCGCCGCTCCGTCGTCATCGTCGCCACTTCCGACCAGCCCCCGATCGTGCGGCTCAAAGGAGCGTTGGTGGCGATGACGATCGCTGAGTTTTTCCGCGACCAAGGCGCCGATGTGCTGTTCGTCATGGACAGTTTGACCCGATGGGCGATGGCAGGGCGCGAAGTCGGCTTAGCCATCGGGGAGCCGCCCACCTCGCGCGGTTACACGCCGTCGGTGTTCGCTATGATGCCGCGTTTCTTGGAGCGAGCGGGGCGCAGCGCTGTCGGCTCCATCACCGCTTTAGTCACGGTGTTAGTGGAAGGGGACGATTTGAACGAACCGATTGCTGACCACGCCCGCTCCATTTTAGACGGGCACATCGTCTTGTCACGGGCGTTGACGGAACGCGGGCATCTGCCGCCTGTGGATGTCCTCGCTTCGTTGAGCCGAGTCATGCCGGAAATCGTGTCTGCGGAGCATTGGCGGGCGGCGCAAACCGTCCGAACCCTTTTGGCAGCGTTGCGGGATAACGAAGCCCTCTTGCGGTTAGGGGCTTACCGCCAAGGCACAGAGCCCGTTTTGGATGTCGCCATCAACCTGCGGGATGACTTGACCGCACTTCTCCGACAAGACCGCGATGAGCGGGCAGAGTTCGCCGACACAGTGGCGCGTTTGTGCCACATCGCTGACCGCGTCGCTTTGCGCGATGCGTGACCGTGCCAAAGGAGGCGCTGACCGAATGCGGCGGTTTCGGTTCGCTTTGGACGGAGTGCTCCAAGTGCGGCGCGTGGAAGAGCAGCAAGCCGAACGCCAGTTGCAACTGGCGCAAGCCAGGTTGCGTCAAGCCGAGGAAGCGCTGACAACCATCGCAGAAGAGCACGCCACAGCCGTCACGACTTTACGGCAACTGCTCGCTGAAGACGCCGACGCCCATCAAATCCTCTTAGCCGTGCGCCGATTGGATGTTTTGGAACAGCGGCGCGCCCTCGCACAACAGCAAGTCGCCGCCGCTGAAGCCGAAGTGGAACGGCGGTTGCAGGCATATCGGGAGTGCCGTCAACGGCGGGAATTGCTGGAAGAACTGCGCCAAAAGGCGTGGCGCCAGTGGCTCACCGATGCCCTGCGGGCTCAGCAAGTGCAAGCTGACGAGCGAGCAATGCGCGATTTCGCCGTCGCTCAAAGTAACGGGGAGTGAGCGCCGATGGCGACACCGTCAATCAATGTCATCCCGACACCGACTGCAGATGTAACAGCAATGGAAGGCAAACTCGGCGTTGTCCCGACACCCGATGGGCTCAACGGTTTGATGGAACGGTTGCGGGCATTGGACGGGCAACTGCTTGCGTTGTTGCTGGGGCAGTTGCCGTCAAATAGATCCTCGGCACCGTTCCTCGCCCATTTCGTGCAGGCGTTGCAACAGCCGTCGTCACTCGCCGCGCCCACTGTTGGCTCTCTCGCATCGGGCACGGCAGATGCCTCGTTGCGCGTCGGTAATCCGCTGCTTGCCGCTCAGCCGACGGTCGTGCCGATGCCGTCGCCGCGTCCGACACCCCAATCCGTGACGGCACCGAATGCCGGGTCAGCCGCACAAGAGTCCGTCATGCGGTTGATTGTGCAAACGGCACAGCGGCGTGGGGTTGACCCGGCGCTCGCGTTGGCGGTGGCTTGCGCCGAGAGCAACTTCAACCCGAACGCCGTTTCGCCCAAAGGGGCGATAGGTGTGATGCAGTTGATGCCAGCGACGGCAAGCGCACTCGGCGTCACGGACCCGTTTGACCCGGCTCACAACATTGACGGGGGCATCCGCTACCTCCGGCACCTTTTGGAGCGGTTCAACGGGCAAATTGCCCTCGCTGTCGCCGCTTACAACGCCGGTCCCAACGCTGTGCAGCGTTACAGTGGCGTGCCGCCATATCCCGAAACGCAAACTTTTGTGCGGCGCGTCTTGGGATATTGGCAAATTTTTCGCGACCGAGTCGCCCACTTGTTGGCGGGCACATCTTCGGCAACGCCTACCGCGCCGTCTAAAGAGAACGCGTTACCGGCTGGGCAGAGCCCCCATTTCTCGGTCTTAGAAGGCGCGTCAGCGGTGTCGCCGAAAAACGAGGGCGGCTATGAACCCGTGAGCCTGCGGAAGGAGTTTGTGAGCGCCCCATCACTCGTGAGTCGGGCAGAACATCACCCGCTTGAACCATCGCAATTGCCGGGCTCTTCTACCGCTACAAATCACGGATGGCGCATTGCAGCGTCTGCCGTCGCACCAGAGGAAACATCGTTGGATGCTCAAAAGCAACCCGAAATTCCCTCCGAGCGCTCCTCGTCATGGCGGGGCGTCGCTGAAGCGGGACAGCCAACGCCCTTCCCCTCACACGCGCCGGTAGCGTCGCAGCCGTCCCAGGTGTCTGAAGGCGCCTCGCGTCCTGCGCCGTCCGCTTCGCTTTCGCTGTCGGAAGCCCCATCAACGCCGTTAGGGGGGACGACGCCGAGGGTTGTGCCCCGCTTGAGCGCTGAAATGCCTGCCGCTGACGGTCGAGAAACTATCCGTGTGCAAGTGGCGTTGACGGGGCGTTCGCCGGAACCGTCGGTGCAGGTCGTCGTGCATGTGCCTGACGAGCGGGCGGCAACGCAATTGCAATTGTCAACCCCCACGCTGCGCCAGCACCTTTGGGAGCAAGGCATTGCCTTGACGCACATGGGCGTTTTCGCCCAAACGCAACAGGAAAAGCGGCGCGATGTGACGGGGCTCGGCGAGGAGTGGCGGCGGCTCCCTCGCACCCCGATGCCCAAGAACGCGCCGTTAGACACCGATGGGTTGTGGGCGTGAAAGGAGGGATTGACACGATGCCAGCAGCGGTGAGCCCGTCAACGCCGGTCGCAGGGCAACAAGTTGCTGATGCCCGCCGGACAACTTTGTCCGCCAGCGACTTCTGGCAACTGTTGTTGAAGCAATTGCAAATGCAAGACCCGTTTAACACCGGCGACACACAGGCGATGTTGCAACAGTTCGTCAGTTTGCAAGTAGCGCAGACGGCGACGGAAGTGGCGGACGGGTTGCAACGGTTGCAAGCGTTGTTGCTGCTGGGACGCAGCGTGCAAGCCGTCGTGAACGGGCAATTGCAAACGGGCATGGTTGTCGGTGTCGCGCTGGCAGGAGATGGACCTACTCTGTCCGTTCGGGTCGGTGAGGGCACCGTGACGGTGCCGTTGAACAGCGTTTCAGGCGTATGGATCGCTAACGCTGACGGAGGTGATGAGCGATGGGCGTGATGCAGACGGCGTTGTCGGCGTTGAGCGCCGCCGATTTCATGCTGTCGGTGGCGACAAACAATTTGGCAAACCTTAACACCGCAGGGTTCAAGTCGCAGAGCGTCAGTTTTTCCGACGCATTTTACCAGACCCTGCGGGCGTCCACAGCACCGATTTCCAATGTCGGTGGCTCCAACCCGTTGCAGATCGGAACGGGTGTGTTTGTGAGTGCCATCGCCACGCGCATGGCGCAAGGGACTTTCACGCCGACGGGCATGTCCACCGACTTGGCGATTTTGGGCAACGGGTTTTTTGCCGTCCAAAGGGGCGACCAAGTGCGCTTTACCCGCGACGGATCGTTCCGCTTAGACGCGCAGGGGCACATGGTGCACATCGGTTCAGGCAGCATCTTGTTGGGATGGATCGCTGACGCCGCTGGCAACATCAACACGCAAGCCGCTCCGGTGCCTATCGTGTTGCCGACGAGCAACCTCTCAGCGCAAGCGACAACCCGCACCCGGTTTGACGGCAACCTGGACAGCCGTCGCGCGATCGGTAGCGATGTGGACATGACTTTTTCGGTGTTTGACAGTTTGGGCAATCAGCACATCGTCCAGTTGACTTTCACAAAGACAGGCGTGAATACTTGGGACTGGCAAGCCCAGTTCAATGGCAACCCAGTTGGTAGCGGCACAGTCACTTTTGACAACAACGGTGTCGTTCAGAGCGGCGGCTCGGGCAATATTACCCTGACGCTGACCAACGGTGCCGCTTCCCCCCAGACGATTGCGTTGGACTTTTCCAACATCCGCCAGTTGGCGTCGGAGACGACCATCGGGGCGACCTTCCAAGACGGCTTTCCGCCGGGCGACCTTGAAAGTTTCTCGGTGGACGCGCGGGGGGTCGTCATCGCCAGTTTCACCAACGGCGTCACGCGCCCTGTCGCCCAGATCGCCATCGCTATGTTTGCGAACCCTGAGGGCTTAGAGCGGGTCGGCGACAACTTGTTCAATGTGTCGGGCAACTCGGGTGCAGCCCGCTTCTTGCCGGCAGGTGTCGGCGGTGCCGGTCGCGTGCAAGGCGGCGGGTTGGAAATGTCCAATGTGGATTTGGCGCGCGAACTGACGCAGGTGCTTATCGCGCAACGCAGTTTCCAAGCTGCCGCCCGCACTATCTTGGCTGCAGACGAACTTATTCAGGAGGCATTGAACTTGCGGCGATAAAGGGGTCGGCGATGGGCAGGTCAGCGGGCTAAGCGGGTTGTGTGAGGCGTGCTGACCTGCCCCTCCATCCACGCCGCTGGAGGCGAACAAGTATGGTGTTGGTGCACCGACTGGACGGAAAGGGGTTTTACCTGAACGCCGAAATGGTGGAGACGGTGGAGTCAACACCCGACACCGTCATTGTGCTGAGCAACGGGCATCGCTACATCGTTGCCGAGCCGGCAGAGGAAGTGGTCGCCCGCATCTTGAGTTACCGACGATTGATCGCTGGCGCATTCAATCGTGAACCTGAGGCTCAGGAGGGCAGGTGAGTGGACGATGGATTTGGCGACGGTCCTCGGCATTGTCCTCGGCGTCGGCGCTTTGTTAGCGACGGCGATTTTGGAAGGCACCCATTTAAGCGTGTTGGTGAACATCCCTGCATTGGTGTTGATCGTCGGTGGGTCCATCGGCGCCACGCTGACTTCTTTTTCGCTGAGCGACTTTCTGCGGTTGCCGGGGTTTTTGCGGGATGCCCTGTTCGCACCGTCGTTGAGTTTGGCGGAGCGGGTTCAACAACTCGTGGAGTTAGCCCAGAAAGCCCGTCGGGAAGGGTTGTTGGCGCTGGAAGAGGACGCCCGCAATATTGCCGACCCCTTCATGCAAAAAGGGTTGCAGTTGGTCGTGGACGGCACGGAACCCGATGTCGTGCAAGCCGTCTTGGAAAGCGAAATTGCCGTGTGGGAAGAACGCGAGAAGGTGGGCGAAGGGTTATTCATGGGCTTCGGAGGTTACGCCCCGACAATGGGCATCATGGGGGCGGTGTTGGGGTTGATGCACGCCCTCGGTCAATCGGATGACCCCAAGAAGATGGCTCACGCGATTGCTGTCGCGTTCGTCGCGACGCTGTATGGTGTCGGGTTCGCTAACTTAATTTGCCTGCCGTTAGCCGGCAAACTCAAAGCCCGTCTTGCCGAGCGGCGTGCCCTTTACGAGTTGACGATGGCAGGTATCTTGGCGATTCAAGCCGGCGAGAACCCGCGCTTAGTCGCGGAGAAACTGGCGTCTTACTTACCGCCTGCCGAGCGCGCCAAGGTGACGGAGCAATCTATCGGTGCCGCGGCGTAAAGCGGAACACCCGCTCGCAAGTGCAAAGGTGGGTTGACCGATGGCGACGACGGCGAACCGCAAACACGCTGGTGGGGGCGAAGGCGGCGGTGGACATGAAACCGCCGGCATGATGCGGTGGTTGATCACCTACGCCGACATGATCACTTTGCTGCTGGCGTTGTTCATCATGCTCTACGCCATCAGCACGCTGGACATCCAGCGCTTCAAGGCATTGATGGAGGAGTTTCAGGTGTTGTTTGGCGGCGGAGCGACGCTCGTGGAAGGCGGGCGGGGCATGTTGAAGTTTGGGGCGCCGGAAAGCCGACGCCCCCTCGTCGTGCCGCTGCTGCCGGGCAAAAAACCAGAGATGCACGAAGAAGAAGAAAGCGTGGAACGCTATGTGGAGCAACAACGCTTGGAAGGTAAAGTCCTTGTCCACCGTGAAGAACGCGGTTTGGTCATCAGCCTGTTAACCGACGGGATTTTCTTTGAGAAAGGGAGCGCAGTTTTATCGCCTGCGGCGCGTAAAGTGCTGCGCGATTTAGCGCCGGTGATTCAACGGTCCCAGCGCTTTGTGCGGGTGGAAGGGCACACCTGTGACTTGCCGATTCACACCCCGCGTTACCCCAGCAACTGGGAACTTTCCGTTGCGCGCGCTGTGGCAGTCGTGCGCTACCTGATCGGTTGCGGGGTTTCAGCGTCTCGGCTTTCCGCTGTCGGCTACGGCGAATATTGCCCGTTGGTGCCCAACACTAACGAAGAAAACCGTCGGTTGAACCGCCGCGTGGATATCGTGCTGCTTGCCGAGGAGGGACAGAAAGCCGAGCCGGCTTACCGCCCGCCACAGCGACCGGGGCAACGATCTCCGTCGGGAGGGGCAATGCCATGAACCGACGGTGGTGGAAAGGTGTCGCGTGGGTTGTCGCTTTTGTCGCCGCGTTGGAAGCGTTGTGGCTGGCGGTTCGTGCGCCCGGTTCGGACGCATTGACCGAAGATGTCCGCCAAGTTATTGAACGCCATCAGATGCGTTACTACGGGGACTTAACGACCCGTCAGTTTCACCGCGCAGAATGCCGCAGTGCGGCGACAATTCCGCCGCGCTATCGGGTGCTGTTCTTGTCGCGACGGGCTGCGTTAGAGATGGGGTTGACTCCATGTCCGCAGTGTCAGCCATGAAGGGGGTGCAATGTGATGCATCGGGTAGGACGGTTGCCTATCTTGATGGTGGTAGCGGCAGCGTTGGCGGCTGGCGCCGCCGCCGCTGGAATCAGCGCTCTCATGATGCGCCGCGTAGTTGCCACGCCACCCACCAAGCAAAAGGTGGAAGTCGTGCCCATCACTTTTTTCTATTCCCTTGGCGAACAAACAGTCAACCTGCGCGAACCCGGACGCTACTTAAAAGTCGGCATTGAACTGGAGGTGCTGGCAAAGGGAGGGGCTCACGCTTTGGAAGCGTCGGAGACATCCACCGCACAGAAAACCGCCGGCGAAGGTGGGGGAGACGAGAAGAACCACACCAATTTGCCCCCGTTGGCGCTAGCGACAAAAGCGGAACTGGACGAAAAGCGGGCACAGGTGCTGGACTTGGTAATTGAGGAGTTGTCAGCCTCCTCCTTTAAGGACTTGCTCACCCCAAAAGGGCGGCGCGAACTGCGCCAACGCATCCGTAAGGCAGTCAATCAAGTCCTGTCCAGCGGTGAAGTCCAGCAAGTTTACTTCACGACTTTTCTCGCCCAGTGATTGGGGAAAGGGGGATCGTCAATGCAGCAAGGGCTGAGCCCGGAGGAGTTGCAAGCGTTGTTGGTTCAGCGCAAAGAAGCGACCGGCGCAGGGCAACGGCAACGCCGATTGCGCAAGGACACGACGGTGCGCCCCTTCTCGTTGGTGTCGTCGTTGACCCTTACGCCGCGTCAACGGGCGATGTTGCACCAATGGGCGGAACAGATGGCGCACGCTCTGCGTTACACCTTGATCTCCATGCTCCGCATAGCGGTGGAAGTGCGGTTGCAGAGCGATGCGTTAGTCCCTTTGACGGCTTTGGTCAAAGAGTGGCAAAAGGGGGCATACATCGCCACCTTTTCTCCGTTGGGTGTGTTGGGCAATGACCATTGTGTGGCGTTGAGCACGCCGTTGGCAATGGTCGCGTTGGACCGATTGCTGGGCGGTCCCGGTCTTCCGTCGTCGGTCCAACGGGCGCTGGGTCGGTTGGAAGTCAGCCTCTTGCTGCGGTTTATGGAGCAACTGGGGCGTGTGTTAGTGGGGGTGATCGGTGGGGAGGCGTCAGAGAACCAAACGGTGCGGGCGTCGGTGCTCCTGTCTACGCCGGAGCAATTGACACTGTTCACAGACCAACAGATGGTTTACACCTTTTGCTACGAGATTCGGTTGGGTGCAGAGAGTGGGCAGGCGTGGCTTTGTTTGCACGCCGACGCTTTGAAAGGGTTGGAACGGTCTGGCGGTCCCAAAATCTCGTCTCCCCCCGATCGGGCGCGTCAACATCCCGTCGCAGCCTTACCGCTGACCCTGCGGGTCGTCTTGGGAAAAGGGCGAGTCTCCTTCCGGGAGTTGCAACGGTTGCGGGTCGGTGATGTGTTGCTCTTGGACGCTTTTAAGGGAACGCCTGTGCCGCTTTGCTGGGGCGAAAGGACGCTCTGTTTGGTGCGCCCTGGCGTGCGAGGTGGACAGTTCGCCGTGCAAGTGGTGGAGGAACAATCCGTCGCGCAGCGAGGTGACTTGTCGTGAGTGAACAACGCCCTGAAGCCCAGCCGGTGTCATTTCCCCCGCTCACCGATGAGGAGCGCATCGGACAGGAGAGCGCGGTGCCTTGGGAATTGCTCGCCACGCTGGAGCTGCCTGTTCAGGTAGAACTGGGGCGCGTGGAGGTGCGCGTCCAAGAGTTGCTGGAACTTACCCCCGGCAGTATCTTGGAACTGGACAAAGCCGTCGGTGAGCCCGTTGAAGTCTATGTCGCCGGGCGGTTAATTGCGCGGGGAGAAGTGGTCGTCGTTTTGGGTGAGCGGTTAGGGGTGCGGATCACAGAGTTGATCCGACCGACTTGAAAAAACACGGCACTTAAGGACGGTGGGCGGCATGGAACTGATGGACGCATCGGCTGCTCGGGTGCTCGCAAGTTGCCTTGTCACCTGCGGTGTGGTGTGGGGGTTGGGATGGTGGTTACGGCGCA is part of the bacterium HR17 genome and harbors:
- the flgE gene encoding Flagellar hook protein FlgE, with translation MGVMQTALSALSAADFMLSVATNNLANLNTAGFKSQSVSFSDAFYQTLRASTAPISNVGGSNPLQIGTGVFVSAIATRMAQGTFTPTGMSTDLAILGNGFFAVQRGDQVRFTRDGSFRLDAQGHMVHIGSGSILLGWIADAAGNINTQAAPVPIVLPTSNLSAQATTRTRFDGNLDSRRAIGSDVDMTFSVFDSLGNQHIVQLTFTKTGVNTWDWQAQFNGNPVGSGTVTFDNNGVVQSGGSGNITLTLTNGAASPQTIALDFSNIRQLASETTIGATFQDGFPPGDLESFSVDARGVVIASFTNGVTRPVAQIAIAMFANPEGLERVGDNLFNVSGNSGAARFLPAGVGGAGRVQGGGLEMSNVDLARELTQVLIAQRSFQAAARTILAADELIQEALNLRR
- the slt gene encoding Soluble lytic murein transglycosylase, translated to MATPSINVIPTPTADVTAMEGKLGVVPTPDGLNGLMERLRALDGQLLALLLGQLPSNRSSAPFLAHFVQALQQPSSLAAPTVGSLASGTADASLRVGNPLLAAQPTVVPMPSPRPTPQSVTAPNAGSAAQESVMRLIVQTAQRRGVDPALALAVACAESNFNPNAVSPKGAIGVMQLMPATASALGVTDPFDPAHNIDGGIRYLRHLLERFNGQIALAVAAYNAGPNAVQRYSGVPPYPETQTFVRRVLGYWQIFRDRVAHLLAGTSSATPTAPSKENALPAGQSPHFSVLEGASAVSPKNEGGYEPVSLRKEFVSAPSLVSRAEHHPLEPSQLPGSSTATNHGWRIAASAVAPEETSLDAQKQPEIPSERSSSWRGVAEAGQPTPFPSHAPVASQPSQVSEGASRPAPSASLSLSEAPSTPLGGTTPRVVPRLSAEMPAADGRETIRVQVALTGRSPEPSVQVVVHVPDERAATQLQLSTPTLRQHLWEQGIALTHMGVFAQTQQEKRRDVTGLGEEWRRLPRTPMPKNAPLDTDGLWA
- the fliH gene encoding Flagellar assembly protein FliH; this translates as MPVLFQPLYHPQPVPWDNGIGQNGCDAPTSPTSAAEHPSADAEILRQARQEGYEAGYRDGFLAGQQEGYRHGIAAASKQFQQEREEWHRHIQHLTAALGDALRSELASLMARTEELLTELALEIARKVVEVEITSNPEVVRHAVSQALQELRGGTVTVRVNPDDFVLLEQHINLLDLSAEGVTVRLVPDESVERGGVVAESEQGAVDLQPTTKFALLRTEVL
- the fliG gene encoding Flagellar motor switch protein FliG — protein: MEQTVERQRTTVSKVSGLRKAAILLSLLSPEEAAGVLRHLEESEVEKLLGEMARLGTVSDQAIDDLLKESLQRIAQPPPIASGGLAKVRSLLVQAFGVHQGTALWSRLEALLSEPAEDKEDTELLAKLGSVPPQHIVELVRNENPQAIALLLGLLPTAHGAAVLGELTPELRAEVAFRLLITEPPPEEVLETLRASLKEVIAPTAQRAVTRFNGLQVLVQILSNVPREVYQEILTALEQRNPELAERVQQAMFTFEDLVKLDDRSLQRVLREVDMRELAVALKGASEELKEKIFHNMSQRAAQILREEMDFMGPVRLRDVTLAQRKVVDIVRRLEEAGEIAVPRGGEEVLV
- the yscN gene encoding putative ATP synthase YscN, producing the protein MTERQRHTWHSAPTDDIPPSKTLGRLERMRHRLTHCGVAGVFGRLTQATGLVLESVCPSAFVGELAFVECDPEPLMAEVVGFRNGTTLLMPLGDLNGLRIGAKVRLTHRSLQVTVSEQLVGRVLDGLGRPLDGMPMPPGEERPIHNNPPSPLERPLITEPLPVGVRAIDALVTLGKGQRVGIFAGSGVGKSTLLGMLARFAQADVSVIALIGERGREVREFLERQLGEEGLRRSVVIVATSDQPPIVRLKGALVAMTIAEFFRDQGADVLFVMDSLTRWAMAGREVGLAIGEPPTSRGYTPSVFAMMPRFLERAGRSAVGSITALVTVLVEGDDLNEPIADHARSILDGHIVLSRALTERGHLPPVDVLASLSRVMPEIVSAEHWRAAQTVRTLLAALRDNEALLRLGAYRQGTEPVLDVAINLRDDLTALLRQDRDERAEFADTVARLCHIADRVALRDA
- the pomA gene encoding Chemotaxis protein PomA — protein: MDLATVLGIVLGVGALLATAILEGTHLSVLVNIPALVLIVGGSIGATLTSFSLSDFLRLPGFLRDALFAPSLSLAERVQQLVELAQKARREGLLALEEDARNIADPFMQKGLQLVVDGTEPDVVQAVLESEIAVWEEREKVGEGLFMGFGGYAPTMGIMGAVLGLMHALGQSDDPKKMAHAIAVAFVATLYGVGFANLICLPLAGKLKARLAERRALYELTMAGILAIQAGENPRLVAEKLASYLPPAERAKVTEQSIGAAA
- the fliN gene encoding Flagellar motor switch protein FliN, which produces MSEQRPEAQPVSFPPLTDEERIGQESAVPWELLATLELPVQVELGRVEVRVQELLELTPGSILELDKAVGEPVEVYVAGRLIARGEVVVVLGERLGVRITELIRPT
- the fliF gene encoding Flagellar M-ring protein, with the protein product MAVGIASVCGLILSMSLLGRKEAWTTLYTHLTPEDLTAASVELARAGVTYQTRTEEGTLMVPNEQVALARMVLAQAGLPKTGAFQVKGFELLDQTSLTASDFLQRTNYLRALQGELARSIATLEPIANARVHLNVPQPTVFEERRQEPTASVVVDLKPGRSLSKEQAQAIVFLVSRAIEGLKPENVVLVDTSGDVIWADGSSPEALEGAGDYLRLRWQAERAMEQRLQSLLDRTLGAGRASVQVSVELAMDRRHTESELYLPAEGGTQGVPATHSEVQETYQSQGAPIAAGAAGAATNLQMTPPLPVTLLGGSYSKTERKTEYRVSRRVERVEQPPGAVRRVSVAVLVRGTLTPAEQTALQRAVGAAVGLDPARGDAVVVVPVRTERPAGVPRLGRGRTPTAPFPWIWLAAVALGLLVPVTLFVAWRRRRRGAPLAPPLSEPTPEVAPQPAIPPPPSPSPLEQLRQVARESPNRLAEVLRSWLAEDAASQRTDGGVEEWSKR
- the motB gene encoding Motility protein B, which encodes MATTANRKHAGGGEGGGGHETAGMMRWLITYADMITLLLALFIMLYAISTLDIQRFKALMEEFQVLFGGGATLVEGGRGMLKFGAPESRRPLVVPLLPGKKPEMHEEEESVERYVEQQRLEGKVLVHREERGLVISLLTDGIFFEKGSAVLSPAARKVLRDLAPVIQRSQRFVRVEGHTCDLPIHTPRYPSNWELSVARAVAVVRYLIGCGVSASRLSAVGYGEYCPLVPNTNEENRRLNRRVDIVLLAEEGQKAEPAYRPPQRPGQRSPSGGAMP